A stretch of the Sphingosinithalassobacter tenebrarum genome encodes the following:
- the araD1 gene encoding AraD1 family protein, whose product MTFQRLVQHRADDGTRGVIWANGEQAVFVDQVDTTRALALAAIGEGRTLAEEAQRRAGSRGVDLAAELAAGRLLPAIDHDDPARMILAGTGLTHLGSAEGRDKMHKAAAQAEHQTDSMRMFLEGVAGGKPAPGETGQQPEWFYKGDGSGLVGPGAPLRSPAFAQDGSEEPELAGIYVIGEDGTPWRLGVALANEFSDHVTERHNYLWLAHSKLRPAALGAELLLGTPPADIRGTSRILRDGATLWEKPFLTGEANMSHHIANLEAHHFKYAGFRRPGDIHVHFFGTATLSFADGVTTQPGDEFEISAEPFVLPLRNRLEVGPADNVTVRAL is encoded by the coding sequence ATGACTTTCCAACGTCTCGTCCAACATCGTGCCGACGACGGCACTCGCGGGGTCATCTGGGCGAACGGCGAGCAGGCCGTGTTTGTCGACCAGGTAGATACGACACGCGCACTGGCGCTCGCCGCGATTGGGGAAGGGCGCACACTTGCCGAAGAGGCGCAGAGGCGCGCCGGCAGCCGTGGTGTCGATCTGGCAGCCGAACTCGCGGCGGGGCGGCTGTTGCCCGCCATCGACCACGATGACCCGGCACGAATGATCCTTGCCGGCACCGGCCTGACGCACCTCGGTTCGGCCGAGGGGCGCGACAAGATGCACAAGGCGGCCGCGCAGGCCGAGCATCAGACCGATTCGATGCGCATGTTCCTTGAAGGTGTGGCGGGCGGGAAGCCTGCTCCCGGCGAGACGGGGCAGCAGCCGGAATGGTTCTACAAGGGCGACGGCAGCGGCCTGGTCGGCCCCGGCGCGCCGCTGCGCTCTCCCGCCTTCGCTCAGGACGGCAGCGAAGAGCCCGAGCTTGCCGGTATCTACGTGATCGGTGAGGACGGCACGCCCTGGCGGCTTGGCGTCGCGCTTGCCAACGAATTCAGCGATCATGTGACCGAGCGGCACAATTATCTGTGGCTCGCTCATTCCAAGCTTCGCCCGGCGGCGCTCGGCGCGGAACTGCTGCTTGGCACGCCGCCCGCCGATATTCGCGGCACCAGCCGCATTCTGCGCGACGGCGCCACGCTCTGGGAAAAGCCGTTCCTGACCGGCGAAGCCAATATGTCGCACCATATCGCCAATCTCGAGGCGCACCATTTCAAATATGCCGGTTTCCGGCGGCCCGGAGACATTCATGTCCATTTCTTCGGGACGGCTACCTTGTCATTTGCTGATGGCGTGACGACGCAGCCGGGTGATGAATTCGAGATTTCGGCCGAGCCCTTCGTCTTGCCGCTGCGCAATCGGCTCGAAGTCGGGCCTGCGGATAACGTGACGGTGCGCGCGCTGTGA
- a CDS encoding sugar MFS transporter → MAGGATPVGSKTGGGGGASYLPALTLLASLFFMWGFITVINNTLLPHLRSVFDLSYTQTTLIESVWFIAYFFASIPSAKLIERVGYKSSLVIGLGIMAAGSLGMTLAASIPSYGVTLFMLFVIASGITLLQVAANPYVAVIGTPETASSRLNLVQAMNSAGTMLAPLFGAYLILGQSKGGTSAVGTVLTEAERLADARSVILPYILVAAVLIVLAIIIARFPLPAMNSTANRVAKEERKKHSLWKHRNLVFGIPAIFIYLIAEIGVANLFVNFVSQPDIADLTHEQAGRYLTFLWGGMMVGRFAGSAIMQRIPAETVLAAFSVGAFVVMLVTVFTTGPVAMWSLILVGLFHSIMFPTIFTLGIRGLGPLTEEGSGLLIMAIAGGALVVVQGWIADMYGLQLSFLLTAVCELYILFYALWGAKVTQPLPDPEAVSEQA, encoded by the coding sequence ATGGCAGGTGGGGCAACACCGGTTGGTAGCAAGACTGGCGGCGGAGGTGGCGCGTCCTACCTTCCTGCGCTCACGCTTCTCGCAAGCCTCTTCTTCATGTGGGGCTTCATCACCGTCATCAACAACACGCTGCTGCCGCATCTGCGCAGCGTATTCGATCTGAGCTATACCCAGACGACGCTGATCGAGAGCGTGTGGTTCATCGCCTATTTCTTCGCGTCGATTCCCTCGGCCAAGCTGATCGAGCGAGTCGGGTACAAGAGTTCGCTGGTCATCGGCCTGGGCATCATGGCCGCCGGTTCGCTCGGCATGACCCTGGCGGCGAGCATTCCCTCCTACGGCGTCACGCTGTTCATGCTGTTCGTCATCGCCAGCGGCATCACGCTGCTGCAGGTGGCGGCCAACCCCTATGTGGCAGTGATCGGAACGCCCGAAACCGCGTCGTCGCGGCTCAATCTGGTGCAGGCGATGAATTCGGCGGGCACGATGCTCGCGCCGCTGTTCGGCGCCTATCTTATCCTTGGCCAGTCGAAGGGCGGGACGTCCGCCGTCGGTACGGTGCTGACCGAGGCCGAACGGCTTGCCGATGCGCGGTCTGTTATCCTGCCGTACATCCTGGTCGCGGCGGTGCTGATCGTCCTTGCGATCATCATCGCGCGCTTTCCGCTTCCCGCAATGAATTCGACTGCCAACCGTGTCGCCAAGGAAGAGCGCAAGAAGCACTCGCTCTGGAAGCACCGCAATCTGGTGTTCGGCATCCCGGCGATCTTCATCTACCTGATCGCGGAAATCGGCGTCGCCAACCTGTTCGTCAATTTCGTCAGCCAGCCCGACATTGCCGATCTGACGCATGAGCAGGCGGGGCGCTATCTCACTTTCCTGTGGGGCGGAATGATGGTCGGCCGGTTCGCCGGCTCGGCGATCATGCAGAGGATTCCCGCCGAAACCGTTTTGGCCGCATTTTCGGTCGGCGCCTTTGTCGTGATGCTGGTAACCGTCTTCACCACCGGGCCGGTTGCCATGTGGTCGCTGATCCTGGTGGGGCTGTTCCATTCGATCATGTTCCCGACGATCTTCACGCTCGGCATTCGCGGTCTCGGTCCGCTTACCGAGGAAGGGTCGGGGCTGCTGATCATGGCGATCGCAGGCGGTGCGCTTGTGGTGGTGCAGGGCTGGATTGCCGATATGTACGGCCTTCAGCTGTCGTTCCTGCTGACGGCGGTCTGCGAGCTTTACATCCTGTTCTACGCGCTTTGGGGTGCGAAGGTGACGCAGCCGCTGCCCGATCCCGAGGCGGTTTCCGAACAGGCGTAA
- a CDS encoding COX aromatic rich motif-containing protein: MAGCGVHGDGMLAAAGEVAEIQRDQLMRITLLVLVVIAPVFIGLPLILWRDRLSRGADAYRPDWHFSARLEYFIWGVPIVIVSLLAISLWTTLHEIDPYQRLRPGTDPVRVQVVGLDWKFLFIYPDEGVASVNRLVLPEGREVAFDITADGPMMAFMIPRLGGQIYAMAGMRTKLHLIADRTGSYRGLNTQFNGSHFHEQHFAVQVRDAAGYRRWVEGARAAPPLDGARYAALARPSTVAQPMTFGRAQPGLFDHIVAKYHHAGSPDGALRGVAPTPPDHGKAAQPVPAEAMP, from the coding sequence GTGGCGGGCTGTGGCGTGCATGGCGACGGGATGCTGGCCGCAGCCGGCGAAGTTGCTGAAATCCAGCGCGATCAACTGATGCGGATCACACTGCTGGTGCTGGTGGTGATCGCGCCGGTATTCATCGGGCTACCGCTGATTTTGTGGCGCGATCGGCTGTCGCGCGGTGCAGACGCATATCGCCCCGACTGGCATTTCTCGGCGCGGCTTGAATATTTCATCTGGGGTGTTCCGATCGTTATCGTATCCCTGCTCGCAATCTCGCTGTGGACGACCTTGCACGAAATCGATCCCTATCAGCGGTTGCGCCCGGGCACCGATCCGGTGCGGGTTCAGGTGGTAGGCCTCGACTGGAAATTCCTGTTCATCTATCCCGACGAAGGCGTGGCGAGCGTGAACAGGCTCGTGCTGCCCGAGGGGCGCGAAGTCGCGTTCGACATTACCGCTGACGGGCCGATGATGGCGTTCATGATCCCCCGGCTGGGCGGACAGATCTATGCGATGGCCGGGATGCGGACCAAGCTGCACCTGATCGCCGACCGAACGGGCAGCTATCGCGGGCTCAACACGCAGTTCAACGGCAGCCATTTTCACGAACAGCATTTCGCGGTGCAGGTGCGCGACGCGGCGGGTTATCGCCGCTGGGTGGAAGGCGCGCGGGCCGCGCCGCCGCTCGATGGCGCGCGCTATGCCGCGCTCGCCAGACCCTCGACGGTGGCGCAGCCGATGACCTTCGGCCGAGCGCAGCCGGGACTGTTCGACCATATCGTCGCCAAATATCATCATGCCGGAAGCCCCGATGGCGCATTGCGCGGCGTTGCACCTACACCGCCCGATCACGGCAAAGCGGCGCAGCCCGTCCCGGCGGAGGCGATGCCTTGA
- a CDS encoding cbb3-type cytochrome c oxidase subunit I, with product MNTHDLTYWLFGNLRWSDFPPKSDLIATGAASLVILGALGVVVLLTVTRRWRWLWSEWLTSLDHKKIGIMYIVIAFVMLARAVVEAALMRTQQAVAINAPGVVSPEHFAQLFTTHGSVMIFFMAMPFLSGIINYVMPLQIGARDLTFPFMNAVGLWLTGAGAALVMVSLVIGKFSIGGWSGYPPFTELPFSPGEGVDYWIWAVTLSSLGTTLTGINFAVTLYKERAPGMRLFRLPLFAWTSLCTAILMIFAMPPLTVATALLALDRYAGFHFFTNDLGGNMMNYANLFWLFGHPEVYILILPAFGIWSEVISTFSGKRLYGYKSMVFAVMCIAVLSFTVWLHHFFTMGQSANVNAVFGIATMLIGIPTGVKVYDWLLTMYGGRLRLTAPMLFAVTFLFCFVLGGLSGIILANPPVDFSVHNSLFLVAHFHNMLIPGTLFGMIAGYMFWFPKAFGFRLEETWGRIAWGCWSAGFLLAFLPLYMLGLFGMMRRTAETFRAEYAPWLWTAWGGAGLIVCGLGALIVQLIVSIRRREALAVPVGDPWDGHSLEWWTSSPPPEYNFAVLPKIEETEAFTAMKRRGRAYESPEDYADITMPKHTGLPVMIGAAGFVCAFALTWHIWWAAALGLLAMWGGVVARSFRSDFEHVIPAAQIERENEAWLARARATTPVDRFAELDPANRGKAVERQ from the coding sequence TTGAACACGCATGACCTGACCTACTGGCTGTTCGGCAATCTGCGCTGGTCGGACTTTCCGCCCAAGAGCGACCTGATCGCCACCGGCGCAGCATCGCTGGTGATCCTCGGCGCGCTTGGCGTGGTGGTGCTGCTCACCGTCACGCGGCGCTGGCGCTGGCTGTGGTCGGAATGGCTGACCAGCCTCGATCACAAGAAGATCGGGATCATGTACATCGTCATCGCCTTCGTCATGCTGGCGCGCGCGGTGGTCGAGGCGGCGTTGATGCGCACCCAACAGGCCGTGGCGATCAATGCGCCCGGCGTGGTCAGCCCGGAGCATTTCGCGCAGCTTTTCACCACTCACGGCTCGGTGATGATCTTCTTTATGGCGATGCCGTTCCTTTCGGGCATCATCAATTACGTCATGCCGCTGCAGATCGGCGCGCGCGACCTGACCTTTCCCTTCATGAACGCGGTCGGGCTGTGGCTTACCGGGGCGGGGGCGGCGCTCGTGATGGTCAGCCTCGTCATCGGCAAATTTTCGATCGGCGGATGGAGCGGCTATCCGCCCTTTACCGAGCTGCCCTTCTCGCCCGGCGAAGGCGTAGATTACTGGATATGGGCCGTTACCCTGTCGTCGCTGGGAACGACGCTGACGGGAATCAATTTTGCCGTGACGCTCTACAAGGAGCGCGCGCCGGGGATGCGCCTGTTCCGCCTGCCGCTCTTCGCCTGGACGTCGCTCTGCACGGCGATCCTGATGATCTTCGCGATGCCGCCGCTCACCGTCGCGACCGCGCTGCTCGCGCTCGATCGCTATGCCGGCTTTCATTTCTTCACCAACGATCTCGGCGGCAACATGATGAACTATGCCAACCTCTTTTGGCTGTTCGGTCATCCCGAGGTCTATATTCTGATCCTGCCCGCCTTCGGCATCTGGTCCGAGGTCATCTCAACCTTTTCGGGCAAGCGGCTCTACGGGTACAAGTCGATGGTTTTCGCGGTGATGTGCATCGCGGTGCTGAGCTTCACCGTCTGGCTGCACCACTTCTTCACGATGGGGCAAAGCGCCAACGTCAACGCGGTGTTCGGCATCGCGACGATGCTGATCGGGATTCCCACCGGCGTGAAGGTCTATGACTGGCTGCTCACCATGTATGGCGGGCGCCTCCGGCTGACCGCGCCGATGCTGTTCGCCGTCACTTTCCTCTTCTGCTTCGTGCTCGGCGGGTTATCGGGGATTATCCTCGCCAATCCGCCGGTTGATTTCAGTGTGCATAATTCGCTGTTCCTGGTCGCGCATTTCCACAACATGCTGATCCCCGGAACGCTGTTCGGGATGATTGCGGGCTATATGTTCTGGTTTCCCAAGGCGTTCGGCTTTCGCCTGGAAGAGACTTGGGGCCGAATCGCCTGGGGCTGCTGGAGTGCGGGGTTCCTGTTGGCCTTCCTGCCGCTCTACATGCTCGGGCTGTTCGGCATGATGCGGCGCACGGCGGAGACGTTCCGCGCCGAATATGCGCCCTGGCTGTGGACGGCATGGGGTGGTGCGGGGCTGATCGTCTGCGGCCTCGGGGCGCTGATCGTGCAGCTGATCGTCAGCATCCGGCGCCGCGAGGCGCTTGCAGTGCCGGTCGGCGATCCGTGGGACGGGCACAGCCTCGAATGGTGGACCAGTTCGCCGCCCCCCGAATATAACTTCGCCGTGCTGCCCAAGATCGAGGAGACCGAGGCGTTCACTGCGATGAAGCGCAGGGGCCGCGCCTATGAATCGCCCGAAGATTATGCGGACATCACCATGCCCAAACACACCGGGTTGCCGGTGATGATCGGCGCGGCGGGGTTCGTCTGCGCCTTCGCGCTGACCTGGCATATCTGGTGGGCCGCCGCGCTGGGGCTGCTGGCGATGTGGGGCGGGGTGGTCGCGCGCAGTTTCCGCAGCGATTTCGAGCATGTCATTCCCGCCGCGCAGATCGAACGCGAAAACGAGGCCTGGCTGGCGCGCGCTCGCGCGACGACGCCGGTCGATCGTTTCGCCGAACTCGACCCCGCCAATCGTGGAAAGGCGGTGGAGCGGCAATGA
- a CDS encoding 2-dehydro-3-deoxy-6-phosphogalactonate aldolase — protein MNAELFERAFSQCPLVAILRGLTPGEAPAVGDALVDAGITIIEVPLNSPHPLESIGLLARRLAGRAVVGAGTVLTIEQVRQVASAGGQLIVSPNSDPEVIRAGVAAGMACAPGYYTATEAFAALAAGAHALKLFPADSAVPAMLKAQRAVLPREVPVLAVGGITPDTMAAWRTAGADGFGLGSNLYRPGKPASAVAADARRFLQSLSELA, from the coding sequence ATGAACGCCGAATTGTTCGAACGCGCATTTTCGCAATGCCCGCTCGTCGCGATTCTGCGCGGCCTGACGCCCGGTGAAGCGCCGGCGGTGGGCGATGCGCTGGTCGATGCCGGCATTACCATCATCGAAGTTCCGCTCAATTCGCCCCATCCGCTGGAAAGCATCGGCCTGCTGGCCAGGCGCCTGGCGGGCAGGGCAGTGGTCGGCGCCGGGACGGTGCTGACCATCGAGCAGGTGCGGCAAGTCGCATCTGCGGGGGGACAGCTGATCGTGTCGCCGAACAGCGATCCCGAGGTGATCCGGGCCGGCGTGGCTGCCGGGATGGCTTGTGCACCCGGCTATTACACGGCGACCGAGGCTTTTGCCGCGCTTGCCGCCGGTGCGCACGCGCTGAAACTGTTTCCCGCCGACAGTGCGGTACCCGCGATGTTGAAGGCGCAGCGGGCCGTGCTGCCGCGCGAGGTACCGGTGCTGGCAGTCGGCGGTATCACCCCCGACACGATGGCGGCATGGCGGACAGCGGGTGCCGATGGCTTCGGCCTTGGCTCCAACCTCTATCGTCCCGGAAAACCGGCCTCTGCGGTCGCCGCCGATGCGCGGCGTTTCCTCCAGTCCCTTTCGGAGCTTGCATGA
- a CDS encoding 2-dehydro-3-deoxygalactonokinase, protein MPEKGAYIAIDWGTTNRRVHLVAASGRALRSERDDRGVLAMEPTDYPAAIADVRERFGTLPILAAGMIGSNRGWVDVPYVDLPTGFAALAEAVVCPEESVFLIPGVARRQRDRADVMRGEEVQVLGAIAADMAPGDGHFCQPGTHNKWVVTDAGRIVDFATTMTGELFALLKAQGTLAGMLNAPVCDGPAFREGLARGTTCRDLSAQLFGVRAGVLLETIAPEDAASYASGVLIGADVRAQSDSSAGRIHLIAQGTLATLYAAAFAAAGMRVVAIDSDAAFLAGVHGIWEKLQ, encoded by the coding sequence ATGCCGGAAAAAGGCGCCTATATCGCCATCGATTGGGGCACGACCAATCGCCGCGTCCATCTGGTCGCGGCGAGCGGGCGGGCACTGCGCAGCGAGCGCGATGATCGCGGGGTATTGGCGATGGAGCCGACGGACTACCCCGCTGCGATTGCCGATGTCCGGGAACGGTTCGGGACGTTGCCGATCCTCGCCGCGGGCATGATAGGTTCCAATCGCGGCTGGGTGGATGTGCCCTATGTCGACCTGCCCACTGGCTTTGCCGCACTGGCCGAAGCTGTGGTTTGCCCGGAGGAATCGGTCTTCCTGATCCCCGGCGTCGCGCGTCGCCAACGCGATCGGGCGGATGTGATGCGCGGCGAAGAGGTGCAGGTTCTCGGCGCGATCGCTGCGGATATGGCACCGGGAGACGGGCATTTCTGTCAGCCCGGCACCCACAATAAGTGGGTGGTCACCGATGCTGGCCGGATCGTCGACTTTGCCACGACCATGACCGGAGAGCTGTTTGCACTGCTCAAGGCCCAGGGCACTCTGGCCGGGATGCTCAATGCGCCCGTTTGCGACGGGCCGGCCTTTCGCGAGGGGCTGGCGCGCGGCACGACGTGCCGGGACCTTTCCGCGCAGCTTTTCGGCGTTCGCGCTGGCGTATTGCTGGAAACGATCGCACCCGAAGATGCCGCCAGCTATGCCAGCGGGGTGCTGATCGGTGCCGATGTTCGCGCGCAATCCGATTCTTCGGCCGGTAGGATTCACCTGATCGCGCAGGGAACCCTTGCGACGCTCTATGCGGCGGCGTTCGCCGCTGCCGGAATGCGCGTTGTCGCGATCGACAGCGACGCTGCCTTCCTCGCCGGAGTTCACGGGATATGGGAGAAGCTGCAATGA
- a CDS encoding Gfo/Idh/MocA family protein produces the protein MSGAIRLAVIGLGKIARDQHLPAIASSDAFELVATVSRDGARSDGIPHFEEVGDLAESNIGVDAVSVCTPPQVRRAVAQAALARGWHVLLEKPPAATLGEAEALRDLACARETTLFASWHSRHAAGVAPARAWLADREIRSVRIAWREDVRVWHPGQAWIWQPGGFGVFDPGINALSIITHILPRPLFVTAADLEVPENCAAPIAGTVSMCDSAGVNVAMELDFLQQGPQSWDIAIETDAGTLRLAKGGAEVSFPDGRQPPAENDGEYPALYAHYAELIRAGESDVDLAPLRIVADAFLKGRHRQVAAFIE, from the coding sequence GTGAGCGGCGCGATCCGGCTGGCGGTGATCGGGCTGGGCAAGATCGCGCGCGACCAGCATCTACCCGCCATTGCATCGAGCGACGCGTTCGAGCTGGTCGCGACGGTGAGCCGCGACGGAGCGCGCAGCGACGGCATTCCGCATTTCGAGGAAGTCGGCGATCTGGCGGAAAGCAATATCGGCGTCGACGCAGTTTCGGTCTGTACGCCGCCGCAGGTGCGCCGCGCAGTGGCGCAGGCCGCCCTTGCGCGCGGCTGGCACGTCCTCCTCGAAAAGCCGCCCGCCGCCACGCTGGGTGAGGCCGAGGCGCTGCGCGATCTCGCCTGCGCGCGGGAGACGACGCTGTTTGCGAGTTGGCATTCGCGGCATGCGGCGGGCGTCGCTCCCGCCCGGGCCTGGCTTGCCGATCGCGAGATACGCAGCGTTCGAATCGCCTGGCGCGAGGATGTTCGCGTCTGGCATCCCGGTCAGGCATGGATATGGCAGCCCGGGGGATTTGGTGTGTTCGATCCGGGGATCAACGCGCTGTCGATCATCACGCATATCCTGCCGCGGCCGCTATTCGTGACCGCAGCCGACCTGGAGGTGCCGGAAAATTGCGCCGCCCCGATCGCAGGCACGGTTTCAATGTGCGATTCGGCGGGCGTGAACGTCGCGATGGAGCTCGACTTCCTGCAGCAGGGCCCGCAGAGCTGGGATATCGCGATCGAGACGGACGCAGGCACGTTGCGCCTTGCCAAGGGAGGCGCGGAGGTCAGCTTTCCTGACGGCCGGCAACCGCCGGCGGAGAATGACGGGGAATATCCGGCTCTCTATGCGCATTATGCCGAACTGATCCGGGCGGGGGAATCGGATGTCGATCTGGCGCCGCTGCGTATCGTTGCCGATGCGTTTCTGAAAGGGCGGCATCGGCAGGTCGCGGCCTTTATCGAATAG